A window of Castanea sativa cultivar Marrone di Chiusa Pesio chromosome 1, ASM4071231v1 contains these coding sequences:
- the LOC142644568 gene encoding auxin-responsive protein IAA28-like, with translation MELQLGLALPTNPTSEAFDLNYYGFEANNKEVDRVIGPCYTSSYEEDIDDIINIDNNKRSFGQAFENSTRDRVVPRTLPLLLWNNNNHPSEEDDPKDLENHHSLFAANKNVGDGDGDGVVGWPPIKSWRKRLCHENQVVRAWNNQMVENGYVWGGRRASNSMYVKVKMEGVVIARKVDLSQHHSFETLTDTLMDMFRKWSEACEKNSNNYKLIYQDREGDWLFAQDVPWRTFIRSVQRLKLLKSSG, from the exons ATGGAACTTCAACTGGGTCTCGCTCTTCCCACCAATCCTACTTCCGAGGCGTTTGATTTAAACTACTATGGTTTTGAGGCTAATAATAAGGAGGTAGATCGTGTTATTGGTCCATGCTATACTTCTAGCTATGAAGAAGATATTGATGACATCATCAACATCGACAACAACAAACGCAGTTTTGGCCAAGCCTTTGAGAATAGTACTAGAGATAGAGTTGTGCCTCGAACGCTTCCTTTGTTGCTTTGGAACAACAACAACCATCCAAGCGAGGAAGACGACCCTAAAGACCTCGAGAATCATCACTCTTTATTCGCTGCTAACAA GAATgttggagatggagatggagatggtgTTGTCGGGTGGCCACCAATTAAGTCATGGAGAAAGAGGCTTTGCCATGAGAACCAAGTTGTTAGAGCATGGAATAATCAAATGGTTGAGAATGGCTATGTTTGGGGAGGCAGAAGAGCATCAAACTCCATGTACGTGAAGGTGAAGATGGAAGGAGTTGTAATTGCAAGAAAAGTTGACTTAAGTCAGCATCATTCTTTTGAAACACTCACTGACACCTTAATGGACATGTTTAGGAAAT GGTCGGAAGCTTGTGAGAAAAATTCGAACAATTATAAGCTCATTTATCAAGATAGGGAAGGAGATTGGCTCTTTGCTCAAGATGTACCTTGGAG GACTTTCATCCGGTCTGTGCAGCGTCTCAAATTGCTGAAGAGCAGTGGTTGA